In a single window of the Meleagris gallopavo isolate NT-WF06-2002-E0010 breed Aviagen turkey brand Nicholas breeding stock unplaced genomic scaffold, Turkey_5.1 ChrUn_random_7180001865818, whole genome shotgun sequence genome:
- the LOC109364526 gene encoding maestro heat-like repeat family member 5 has product MGQHASRPAVQTAPRVKPQRFLPPVAAQAMAGPQQPSSSVMEERKPSRPVEAKDEGKPPQEPTVVPPAPHSDTSRMPVCAVERYAMDNIEAFVRRTEPQNEEQKMKFLQSIRTICNTTAERNTSQELRIFCCRNDLVENITALLAEEPQEKLSSELRLQAIATITALSKVEGALEEKIPLFVVCFQSILLLPSEQDLDTNLYSKTLRALDEMLDTLVFTHPTTSIEEELKNVFQVLLPFTSMQNSAARQRAVGRIWKLSHSLVHYCQERPHHSSGQSRSICCGEFRLPVLGQLVGSLILCCAFQEDKTQSCALNALRHLYTFILRRSRWEAQSDEQGKQEQWEDEHEFSLSWTTNTLVILQRFAKHFHSWETTDLILLALQGMKDCSNYNTQVASILMAMLMVDFKPMLNDVQRIVTAIHRSRKLITEEKALRHIRGIFPWLAATNPHAMTLSLLHCSPTCDKDIWELWQLALSSVDVVPKMVQELLHLLEITPLGLETENGTLTLAAATALHELLQNLEYGPQVRLLFPELFVALIIQLVSSEELGPLEAATIREEPFRPSAPTSAIRMVVEAVCLLLRCTEMDNLVFFMEIHDLWSQLLGAATWRNGLHSLAKVMLRNCQGQCRRIFIHLQKLLQHHQLQWREVPAMVLYFEMWSCQGHREDDACTEKIFRKYIHSEWPESRELALRGLQNLYARRMQLLLPDVLLWLHDMRTDIKLQAVCLLRGILAQHPASIQGVLGQLAVQLLSCFNKDNAELRRRSMELFALLLEAPDRKQLLPQAERSLLPLFIHMNEDIPSVAQAARNALIHAAKLLGWQQLQRLASSAQVWMIADCLLQKRGRVAEQYLKEAMLHLHSPQAPVREVAVRFLGMLGRQLRNENQEMVLDIRKALQGAKGDSEPAVRCLVQQTLLILCQMEDVPPTRPRGRASRQWFRRVWRK; this is encoded by the exons ATGGGACAGCACGCGAGCAGACCTGCGGTGCAAACCGCCCCTCGGGTCAAACCGCAGCGCTTCCTCCCGCCCGTGGCTGCCCAGGCCATGGCCGGTCCCCAACAGCCCTCATCCtctgtgatggaggagagaaagcCCTCCCGCCCTGTGGAGGCCAAGGACGAGGGCAAACCCCCCCAGGAGCCCACTGTTGTGCCGCCTG CTCCCCACTCGGACACCTCTAGGATGCCCGTGTGTGCCGTGGAGCGTTACGCAATGGACAACATTGAGGCCTTTGTCCGGAGAACAGAG CCTCAGAATGAGGAGCAGAAGATGAAGTTCCTGCAGAGCATCCGCACCATCTGCAACACCACAGCGGAGAGGAACACGTCGCAGGAACTGCGCATCTTCTGCTGCCGGAACGATCTTGTGGAGAACATCACG GCGCTGCTGGCAGAGGAGCCGCAGGAAAAGCTGAGCTCTGAACTGCGGCTGCAAGCGATAGCCACCATCACCGCCCTCAG CAAGGTGGAAGGAGCATTGGAGGAAAAGATCCCTCTCTTTGTTGTATGCTTCCAGAGCATCCTCCTGCTTCCCTCGGAGCAGGACCTGGACACTAATCTTTACTCCAAG ACTCTCAGGGCTCTGGATGAGATGCTGGACACATTGGTGTTCACCCACCCCACCACCAGCATCGAAGAGGAGTTGAAAAACGTCTTCCAG GTGCTGCTGCCCTTCACCTCCATGCAGAACTCAGCTGCGCGCCAGAGGGCAGTGGGGCGCATCTGGAAGCTGAGCCATTCGCTGGTGCATTACTGCCAGGAGAGG CCCCATCACTCCTCGGGACAATCCAGATCCATCTGCTGTGGCGAGTTCCGCCTGCCTGTGCTGGGACAGCTGGTGGGAAGCCTCATCCTGTGCTGCGCCTTCCAGGAGGacaaaacacagagctgtgctttgaaCGCTCTCCGTCACCTCTACACATTTATCCTGCGGAGAAGCC GCTGGGAAGCGCAGTCGGATGAGCAGGGGAAACAGGAGCAGTGGGAAGATGAGCACGAGTTCTCCCTCAGCTGGACTACCAACACCTTGGTCATTTTGCAG CGCTTTGCAAAGCACTTCCACTCTTGGGAAACGACCGACCTCATCCTCCTGGCACTGCAGGGAATGAAGGACTGCAGCAACTACAACACCCAGGTTGCTTCCATCTTGATGGCCATGCTGATGGTCGACTTCAAGCCTATGCTCAACGAT GTGCAGCGCATCGTGACAGCCATCCACAGGAGTAGGAAGCTGATCACAGAGGAGAAGGCACTGAGGCACATCCGTGGTATCTTCCCCTGGCTGGCCGCCACCAACCCTCATGCAATGACACTCAgcctgctgcactgctctccCACCTGCGACAA GGACATATGGGAGCTGTGGCAGTTGGCGCTGTCCTCAGTGGACGTGGTACCAAAGAtggtgcaggagctgctgcatctGCTGGAGATCACACCGCTGGGCCTGGAGACTGAGAACGGCACCCTTACCCTGGCC GCGGCCACGGCGCTGCATGAGCTCCTGCAGAACCTGGAGTATGGCCCGCAGGTGCGACTGCTTTTCCCGGAGCTCTTTGTGGCGCTCATCATCCAGTTGGTGTCCTCCGAGGAGCTCGGTCCTCTGGAGGCCGCCACCATCAGGGAGGAGCCATTCCGCCCAAGTGCACCTACCTCCGCCATCAG GATGGTGGTGGAGGCGGTGTGCCTTTTGCTGCGGTGCACTGAGATGGACAACCTGGTGTTCTTCATGGAGATCCACGACCTGTGGTCGCAGCTGCTGGGCGCTGCCACGTGGCGGAATGGCCTGCACTCCCTCGCCAA GGTGATGCTGAGGAACTGCCAGGGTCAGTGCAGACGCATCTTCATCcacctgcagaagctgctgcagcaccaccAGCTGCAGTGGAGGGAGGTCCCGGCCATGGTGCTCTACTTCGAG ATGTGGAGCTGCCAGGGGCACCGGGAGGATGACGCCTGCACAGAGAAGATCTTCAGGAAATATATCCACAGCGAATGgccagagagcagagagctggcGCTGCGTGGGCTGCAGAACCTTTATGCCAGGAGGATGCAGCTTCTGCTGCCCGAcgtgctgctgtggctgcatgACATGCGGACTGACATCAAACTGCAGGCCGTGTGTCTGCTGCGGGGCATCCTGGCACAGCACCCTGCCAGCATCCAAGGTGTGCTTGGCCAgctggctgtgcagctgctgtcCTGCTTCAACAAG GACAATGCGGAGCTGCGCAGGCGCTCCATGGAGCTctttgcactgctgctggaggcGCCAGacaggaagcagctgctgccacaggCGGAGAGGAGTCTGCTGCCGCTCTTCATTCATATGAATGAGGACATCCCCAGCGTGGCCCAG GCTGCTCGGAATGCTCTGATCCATGCCGCCAAGCTCCTGGGCTGGCAGCAACTGCAACGCTTGGCCAGCTCGGCGCAGGTCTGGATGATCGCTGACTGCCTG CTTCAGAAGAGGGGCAGAGTTGCGGAGCAGTACCTGAAGGAGGCCATGCTGCACCTGCACAGCCCCCAGGCACCTGTGAGGGAGGTGGCCGTGCGCTTCCTGG GGATGCTGGGGCGGCAGCTGAGGAATGAGAACCAGGAGATGGTGTTGGACATCCGTAAAG ccctgcagggtgcCAAGGGGGACAGTGAGCCGGCCGTGCGCTGCCTGGTGCAGCAGACACTGCTGATCCTCTGCCAGATGGAAGATGTGCCGCCCACCAGGCCTAGGGGCAGAGCGTCACGCCAGTGGTTCCGGAGGGTGTGGAGGAAGTAG